One genomic segment of Desulfomicrobium sp. ZS1 includes these proteins:
- a CDS encoding L-serine ammonia-lyase encodes MESIREIYRIGAGPSSSHTMGPKLAAEQFRARMSGAASFQVVLYESLAATGKGHLTDKAIREALAPFPVEIVWAQDRQQPEHPNAMDFTALDENGHVLDSWTVFSIGGGALRDRGSTFATPQVYPLQSLTEIMDLCADEGITYWEFVSRHEGDDIWIFLEGIWNAMRDCMERGLTTEGVLPGGLGLARKASSYHQKTLLGGLEMRRTGLLAAYALAVSEENASGGTVVTAPTCGASGVLPSVLRYQQETMGLRPRSILQALATAGLIGVIIKKNASISGAEVGCQGEVGSACAMAAAAAAQLMGGTIRQIEYAAEMGLEHHLGLTCDPVGGLVQIPCIERNAMAASKAVGIAHMALLSDGSHRIPFDEVVRVMKETGHDLPSLYRETSHGGLAKAYGERKEKRGPA; translated from the coding sequence ATGGAATCCATCCGGGAAATATATCGAATTGGCGCAGGTCCCTCCAGCAGCCACACCATGGGCCCCAAACTCGCCGCCGAGCAGTTCCGGGCCCGCATGAGCGGCGCGGCGTCGTTCCAGGTGGTTTTGTACGAAAGTCTGGCCGCCACCGGCAAGGGGCACCTCACCGACAAGGCCATCCGGGAAGCCCTGGCCCCCTTCCCCGTCGAAATCGTCTGGGCCCAGGACCGCCAGCAGCCCGAGCATCCCAACGCCATGGACTTTACGGCCCTGGACGAAAACGGACACGTACTCGACAGCTGGACCGTGTTCAGCATCGGCGGCGGCGCCCTGCGCGACAGGGGCTCAACCTTCGCCACGCCCCAAGTCTATCCGCTGCAAAGCCTGACGGAAATCATGGATCTTTGCGCCGACGAAGGAATCACCTACTGGGAATTCGTGTCCCGCCATGAAGGCGATGACATCTGGATCTTCCTGGAAGGCATCTGGAACGCCATGCGGGACTGCATGGAGCGTGGACTGACCACTGAAGGAGTATTGCCGGGCGGTCTGGGTTTGGCCCGCAAGGCCAGTTCCTACCACCAGAAAACCCTGCTCGGCGGACTGGAGATGCGCCGCACCGGCCTGCTGGCCGCCTACGCGCTGGCCGTGTCCGAGGAGAACGCCTCCGGCGGGACCGTGGTCACGGCCCCGACCTGCGGGGCCAGCGGAGTGCTGCCCTCGGTGCTGCGCTACCAGCAGGAAACCATGGGGCTACGCCCCCGGTCCATTCTGCAGGCTCTGGCCACGGCCGGACTGATCGGAGTGATCATCAAGAAAAACGCATCCATCTCCGGGGCCGAAGTCGGATGCCAGGGCGAGGTCGGTTCGGCCTGCGCCATGGCCGCGGCGGCCGCCGCCCAGCTCATGGGCGGCACCATCCGCCAGATCGAGTATGCCGCCGAGATGGGGCTTGAGCATCACCTGGGTCTGACCTGCGACCCCGTGGGGGGACTGGTCCAGATACCCTGCATCGAGCGCAACGCCATGGCCGCCTCCAAGGCCGTCGGCATCGCGCACATGGCGCTTTTATCGGACGGCTCCCACCGCATCCCCTTTGACGAAGTGGTGCGAGTCATGAAAGAGACAGGACACGACCTGCCGAGCCTCTACCGGGAAACATCCCACGGGGGGCTGGCTAAAGCATATGGCGAACGCAAGGAAAAACGAGGACCCGCATGA
- a CDS encoding adenosine-specific kinase translates to MELTLVPIKNPHALNLILGMSHFIKTVEDVHEAMVNTVPGAKFGLAFCEASDVCLVRTSGTDPELIELARDNALALSAGHSFILFMRDMFPVNVINTIQNVPEVVRLFCATANPVQVIVAQTDQGRGILGVVDGFASKGVETDEDKDKRKKLLRMIGYKF, encoded by the coding sequence ATGGAGCTTACGCTCGTACCCATCAAAAACCCGCACGCCCTCAATCTGATCCTGGGCATGTCCCACTTCATCAAGACCGTGGAAGACGTGCATGAGGCCATGGTCAACACCGTGCCCGGCGCAAAGTTTGGCCTGGCCTTTTGCGAAGCCTCGGATGTCTGCCTGGTCCGGACCTCGGGCACGGATCCCGAACTGATCGAACTGGCCCGCGACAACGCCCTGGCGCTCTCCGCCGGACACAGCTTCATCCTGTTCATGCGTGACATGTTCCCGGTCAACGTGATCAACACCATCCAGAACGTGCCCGAAGTGGTGCGCCTCTTTTGCGCCACGGCCAACCCGGTTCAGGTTATCGTGGCCCAGACGGATCAGGGCCGGGGCATCCTCGGCGTGGTCGACGGTTTTGCATCCAAGGGCGTCGAAACCGACGAAGACAAGGACAAACGCAAAAAATTGCTGCGCATGATCGGCTACAAGTTCTGA
- a CDS encoding ABC transporter substrate-binding protein — protein sequence MKKITLLLATLLLCATSAQAQKLTVLLDWFVNPDHAPLYVALEKGFFKAHGLDVEIIAPSNPNDPPKLVAAGQADIAVSYQHQHQMQVSEGLPLTRIATLVATPLNSLVVLKDGPIKSIADLKDKTVGYSVGGFETALLKVMLEKEGLTLNDVKLVNVNFSLSPSLFTGQTDAVIGAFRNFELNQMDIEGRPGRAFFVEEYGVPAYDELILVAASNTLSDPKLRAFVDALEEGVQYLINHPDESWKLFVSGDRASLDDDLNRRAWRDTLPRFALRPGALDNKRYTRFADFLLKEKIVNTVPELEKWAVELR from the coding sequence ATGAAAAAAATCACCCTGCTCCTGGCCACCCTCCTCTTATGCGCCACCTCGGCCCAGGCCCAAAAGCTGACCGTGCTTCTGGACTGGTTCGTCAACCCCGACCATGCGCCCCTCTACGTGGCTCTGGAAAAAGGCTTCTTCAAGGCGCACGGCTTGGACGTGGAAATCATCGCACCCTCCAACCCCAACGACCCGCCCAAGCTCGTGGCCGCGGGGCAGGCCGACATTGCAGTGTCCTACCAGCATCAGCACCAGATGCAGGTCAGCGAAGGCCTTCCGCTGACCCGCATCGCCACCCTCGTGGCCACGCCGCTCAATTCGCTGGTCGTGCTCAAAGACGGCCCCATCAAATCCATCGCGGACCTGAAGGACAAAACCGTGGGCTATTCCGTGGGCGGCTTCGAAACCGCTCTTCTTAAAGTGATGCTTGAAAAAGAAGGATTGACTCTCAACGACGTAAAACTCGTCAACGTCAACTTCTCCCTGTCCCCGTCCCTGTTCACGGGCCAGACCGACGCCGTCATCGGCGCGTTCCGCAACTTCGAACTGAACCAGATGGACATCGAGGGGCGCCCCGGCAGGGCCTTTTTCGTGGAGGAATACGGCGTGCCAGCCTACGACGAACTGATCCTCGTCGCCGCTTCGAACACGCTTTCCGACCCGAAACTGCGCGCCTTTGTCGACGCGCTTGAGGAAGGCGTGCAATACCTGATCAACCATCCTGACGAGAGCTGGAAGCTCTTCGTCTCCGGCGACCGCGCCAGCCTGGATGACGATCTGAACCGCCGCGCCTGGAGAGACACCCTGCCCCGCTTCGCCCTGCGCCCTGGGGCTCTGGACAATAAACGCTACACCCGGTTCGCTGATTTTCTGCTGAAGGAGAAGATCGTGAACACTGTGCCTGAGCTTGAGAAATGGGCGGTGGAGCTGCGCTGA
- a CDS encoding bile acid:sodium symporter family protein, giving the protein MLRTLPQWIERNFLTLAVGFSLLALFHPPLFAWIKPHIALGLGIIMFGMGLTLDFGDFARVGREWRTAGLGVGLQYLIMPLIAWALCLALRLSPEAAVGVILVGCCPSGTASNVIAYFARADVPLSVVMTLLSTLIAPLATPALVELLAGERVAVDFWAMVRSVFWIVVFPLLDGLILRHLLRERLKPLIRIFPSISVVTISAVIACVVALNQKTILEFPALIMLAVILHNAMGYLCGFWGTRMLGGGTITARTISIEVGMQNSGLAVALAGTFFGPTAALAGAIFSLWQNLTGVALARIWARDTVVYSKNGGLKK; this is encoded by the coding sequence ATGCTGCGCACCCTGCCCCAATGGATCGAACGCAATTTCCTGACCCTGGCCGTGGGATTCTCCCTGCTGGCCCTCTTTCATCCTCCGCTTTTCGCCTGGATCAAGCCGCACATCGCCCTGGGGCTTGGGATCATCATGTTCGGCATGGGCCTGACCCTGGACTTCGGCGATTTCGCGCGAGTGGGCCGTGAGTGGCGGACGGCGGGACTCGGCGTGGGTTTGCAATATCTGATCATGCCGCTCATCGCCTGGGCCCTCTGTCTGGCGCTGCGCCTGTCGCCCGAGGCGGCCGTGGGCGTCATTCTGGTCGGCTGCTGTCCTTCGGGCACGGCCTCCAATGTCATCGCCTACTTCGCACGGGCCGATGTGCCCCTGTCCGTGGTCATGACCCTTCTCTCCACCCTCATCGCGCCTCTGGCCACACCGGCCCTGGTAGAACTGCTGGCCGGAGAACGGGTGGCTGTGGATTTCTGGGCCATGGTCCGTTCCGTGTTCTGGATCGTGGTCTTTCCGTTGCTGGACGGCCTGATCCTGCGCCATCTGCTGCGCGAGCGCCTGAAGCCGCTGATCAGGATTTTCCCGTCCATCTCGGTGGTCACCATCTCCGCCGTCATCGCCTGCGTGGTGGCCCTCAATCAAAAGACGATTCTGGAATTTCCGGCGCTGATCATGCTCGCGGTCATCCTGCACAACGCGATGGGCTACCTGTGCGGATTTTGGGGAACGCGCATGCTGGGAGGCGGGACCATCACGGCCCGCACGATTTCCATTGAAGTGGGGATGCAGAATTCAGGATTGGCCGTGGCCCTGGCCGGAACGTTTTTCGGCCCAACAGCGGCCCTGGCGGGAGCCATTTTCAGCCTGTGGCAGAATTTGACGGGAGTCGCCCTGGCCCGGATTTGGGCACGGGACACGGTCGTATATTCGAAAAATGGCGGCTTGAAGAAGTGA
- a CDS encoding glycine zipper 2TM domain-containing protein, with the protein MRHNKTLLILCLFLIASTGLLTSCASSRSGQVYSRDQARQEMRVNYGTVQSVRAVQIEGTKSGVGAVGGGVTGGVLGSMVGGGRGQVLGAVVGALGGAAVGAMAEEGVTKKNALEIMVELDTGEILSVVQEADMEFYAGERVRVLRANDGSSRVQK; encoded by the coding sequence ATGCGCCATAACAAAACATTGCTCATTCTTTGCCTCTTCCTGATCGCAAGCACCGGCTTGCTGACGTCCTGCGCCTCCAGCCGTTCGGGACAGGTATATTCCCGCGACCAGGCCAGGCAGGAAATGCGGGTCAATTACGGCACCGTGCAATCGGTCAGAGCCGTGCAGATTGAGGGCACGAAGAGCGGTGTCGGCGCAGTGGGCGGCGGTGTGACCGGCGGCGTGCTCGGCAGCATGGTCGGCGGCGGACGGGGCCAGGTGCTTGGCGCGGTGGTCGGCGCGCTTGGCGGCGCAGCTGTCGGAGCCATGGCCGAGGAAGGCGTGACCAAGAAGAATGCTCTTGAAATCATGGTGGAATTAGATACGGGCGAAATCCTGAGCGTGGTACAGGAAGCCGACATGGAGTTCTATGCCGGCGAAAGAGTGCGCGTACTGCGTGCCAACGACGGCTCGTCGCGCGTCCAAAAATAG
- a CDS encoding ABC transporter permease, producing MNILRPLILTAGFLLLWQLLVTLTGAPPYILPGPLPVGHALIDKFPLLLSHLGTTLAEILLGLALGTILGTSAALIMILSPLLKRWMLPVLVVSQAIPVFALAPILVLWLGYGMASKVGMAVLIIFFPVASSFYSGMQRTEPDLLELARIMGAKPLAVLRTIIIPSALPAFASGLRVATAVAPIGAVVGEWVGSSAGLGFYMLHANARMQIDIMFAALTVLAVTSLTLYFLIDRLLDRLVYWQPRQGMQ from the coding sequence ATGAACATCCTACGCCCCCTGATCCTGACGGCTGGCTTTCTCCTGCTGTGGCAACTCCTGGTCACCCTGACCGGAGCCCCACCCTACATCCTGCCCGGACCACTCCCCGTCGGCCACGCCCTGATCGACAAATTTCCGCTGCTGCTCTCTCACCTGGGCACGACGCTGGCCGAGATCCTGCTGGGCCTGGCCCTGGGCACGATCCTGGGCACAAGCGCGGCCTTAATCATGATCCTTTCGCCGCTCCTCAAGCGCTGGATGTTGCCCGTGCTGGTGGTCAGCCAGGCCATCCCGGTCTTTGCCCTTGCTCCGATTCTGGTGCTGTGGCTGGGCTACGGCATGGCCTCGAAGGTGGGCATGGCGGTGCTGATCATCTTTTTTCCGGTGGCATCGTCCTTCTACTCGGGCATGCAGCGCACCGAGCCCGACCTGCTGGAACTGGCTCGAATCATGGGCGCAAAACCCCTGGCCGTGCTGCGCACCATCATCATCCCCTCGGCCCTGCCCGCCTTCGCCTCGGGCCTGCGCGTGGCCACGGCAGTGGCGCCCATCGGGGCCGTGGTCGGGGAGTGGGTGGGGTCGAGCGCGGGGCTTGGGTTCTACATGCTGCACGCCAACGCCCGCATGCAGATCGACATCATGTTCGCGGCCCTGACCGTCCTGGCGGTCACGTCCCTGACCCTCTATTTCCTGATCGACCGCCTGCTGGACAGGCTGGTTTACTGGCAGCCGAGGCAGGGAATGCAGTGA
- a CDS encoding APC family permease, producing MSMELNKKYGLFTAIAMVVGIVIGSGVFFKAEKILTATGGNLPLGILAWVIGGFIMISCAYTFSLMATKYERVNGIVDYAEAAMGKKYGYYVGWFMALIYYPTLTSVLAWVSARYTAVLFGWDITGGECMTISGFFLVASYALNALSPVLAGKFQVTTTVVKLIPLLLMAVVGTVFGLDNGMIVQNFTTSVTKVDPLIAVFTAVVATSFAYEGWIIATSINAELKDSKRNLPLALMAGTFTVMVVYILYYVGLAGAVTNQTLMEGGQEGAKLAFETVFSSLGGTLIFVFVIISCLGTLNGLMLGCTRGIYSISARNQGPDPFMFKQIDNATNMPTNSAVLGLLLSAFWLVYFYGANLTTPWFGFFCFDPSELPIVTIYALYIPIFVVFMKKESDFSVFKRYIMPSLAIFGSLFMMFAACFSHGMAVVAYLAIFGVVMLGGVFFSREREL from the coding sequence ATGAGCATGGAGTTGAACAAGAAATACGGGCTTTTCACCGCAATCGCCATGGTCGTGGGCATCGTCATCGGCAGCGGCGTGTTTTTCAAGGCCGAAAAAATTCTCACCGCCACGGGCGGCAATCTGCCGCTGGGGATTCTGGCCTGGGTCATCGGTGGGTTCATCATGATTTCCTGCGCCTACACATTTTCGCTTATGGCCACGAAATACGAGCGCGTGAACGGCATCGTCGACTACGCCGAAGCCGCCATGGGCAAGAAATACGGCTATTATGTCGGCTGGTTCATGGCGCTCATCTATTATCCGACCCTGACCTCGGTCCTGGCCTGGGTTTCGGCCAGGTATACGGCAGTGCTCTTCGGGTGGGACATCACTGGGGGCGAGTGCATGACCATCTCCGGCTTCTTCCTGGTGGCGAGCTATGCCTTGAACGCCCTTTCTCCAGTGCTGGCCGGAAAATTCCAGGTCACGACGACCGTGGTCAAGCTGATCCCGCTTTTGCTCATGGCTGTGGTCGGCACGGTGTTCGGCTTGGACAACGGCATGATCGTGCAGAACTTCACCACCTCCGTTACGAAAGTTGATCCGCTCATTGCCGTGTTCACCGCCGTGGTGGCCACGTCTTTCGCTTACGAGGGGTGGATCATCGCCACCAGCATCAACGCCGAACTCAAGGACTCCAAGAGAAATCTTCCCTTGGCGCTCATGGCGGGCACCTTCACGGTCATGGTCGTCTATATATTGTATTACGTCGGCTTGGCGGGAGCGGTCACCAATCAGACCCTGATGGAAGGCGGCCAGGAAGGGGCGAAGCTGGCTTTCGAGACCGTGTTTTCAAGCCTGGGCGGAACGCTCATCTTCGTTTTTGTCATCATCTCCTGCCTGGGCACCCTGAATGGCCTGATGCTCGGATGCACGCGCGGCATCTACTCCATCTCCGCCAGAAACCAGGGTCCTGACCCGTTCATGTTCAAACAGATCGACAATGCGACCAACATGCCCACGAACTCCGCCGTTCTGGGCCTCCTGCTGTCCGCGTTCTGGCTGGTGTATTTTTACGGGGCGAATCTCACCACGCCGTGGTTCGGCTTTTTCTGCTTCGACCCTTCGGAACTGCCCATCGTGACGATCTATGCTCTGTATATCCCGATTTTCGTGGTCTTCATGAAAAAAGAATCCGACTTTTCGGTGTTCAAACGCTACATCATGCCCTCTTTGGCCATATTCGGCAGCCTATTCATGATGTTTGCCGCCTGCTTTTCGCACGGCATGGCCGTTGTGGCGTACCTGGCCATCTTTGGCGTGGTGATGCTGGGCGGGGTTTTCTTTTCGCGGGAACGCGAGTTGTAG
- a CDS encoding response regulator, with product MPASQPKRPTTVLVVDDDPFIRATTGASLSSRGFTILQAGNGQEGLDMFQAHGPDLLIVDLKMPVMNGLELLSRLSGVTPRTPVLVVSGEGGLDEAVEALRLGAWDYLVKPIVSPTVLLHAVDKALERAALIRENEDYKLNLERQVQQRTLELQKANRELEQQFLKQQKLGIIGTLAGGMAHDFNNILSSIVFSTELIRGSVAASDTPDQEDLERILRVCQRGTSLIRSVLHFTGKMHEEFTHFSVRDTMLETLDIIRGTTNSRIEIKTRVDHALGTLFGDPVHLQQILMNLTNNAIHALTGTEEPCIEISATAYDDQQPDIMITDPESMLVVISVSDNGPGVPEENLPKLCEPFFTTKPRDEGTGLGLFVTQKIVKTLRGKLLFSRNQTGGTTARVCLPVSRSKIPTCAECLSIPNIRGNAERILVIESHPEVRTTISSCLTKLGYQIWQTDSVAHGCELVQEEPMRFDLILTEDGPLNSLDTLCTTAQQVNPALRIMLATASPLGNIVCSHHAVCRIIPKPLDMVTLGQALHHCLAECHCKI from the coding sequence ATGCCGGCTTCGCAGCCCAAACGCCCGACAACCGTTCTGGTGGTGGACGATGATCCGTTCATCCGCGCCACCACCGGAGCGAGCCTCAGCTCCCGGGGTTTTACGATCCTGCAGGCCGGCAACGGGCAGGAAGGCCTGGACATGTTTCAGGCCCACGGGCCGGACCTGCTCATCGTCGACCTGAAGATGCCGGTCATGAACGGCCTGGAGCTTTTGTCCAGGCTCTCCGGCGTCACGCCCCGCACTCCCGTGCTGGTGGTTTCCGGCGAGGGCGGCCTTGATGAAGCGGTGGAGGCCCTACGCCTCGGTGCCTGGGACTATCTGGTCAAGCCCATTGTCTCGCCCACGGTCCTCCTGCACGCCGTGGACAAGGCACTGGAACGGGCCGCGCTGATCCGCGAAAACGAGGATTACAAGCTCAACCTTGAACGCCAGGTGCAGCAACGCACCCTGGAGTTGCAAAAGGCCAACCGTGAACTTGAGCAGCAGTTTCTAAAGCAGCAAAAGCTGGGTATCATTGGCACCCTGGCCGGCGGCATGGCCCACGATTTCAACAACATCCTGTCCTCCATCGTTTTCTCCACGGAACTCATCCGCGGTTCCGTCGCGGCAAGCGACACCCCGGACCAGGAAGACCTGGAGCGCATCCTGCGCGTCTGCCAGCGCGGCACCTCGCTCATCCGCAGCGTGCTGCATTTTACCGGCAAGATGCACGAGGAATTCACCCATTTTTCCGTGCGCGACACCATGCTGGAAACCCTGGACATCATCCGGGGCACCACCAATTCGCGCATCGAGATCAAGACCCGGGTGGACCACGCTCTGGGCACGCTTTTTGGGGACCCGGTCCATCTGCAGCAGATTCTCATGAATCTGACCAACAACGCCATCCATGCCCTCACAGGCACCGAAGAACCGTGCATCGAGATCTCGGCCACGGCATATGACGACCAGCAACCGGATATCATGATCACCGATCCCGAAAGCATGCTCGTGGTCATAAGCGTAAGCGACAACGGGCCGGGCGTACCCGAAGAGAACCTGCCGAAACTGTGCGAGCCGTTCTTTACCACCAAGCCCAGAGACGAAGGGACCGGACTTGGCCTCTTTGTCACGCAGAAGATCGTGAAGACACTGCGCGGCAAGCTGCTTTTCTCCCGAAACCAGACAGGCGGGACCACGGCGCGGGTCTGTCTGCCGGTAAGCCGCAGCAAAATCCCGACCTGCGCCGAGTGTCTTTCGATTCCGAACATTCGGGGCAATGCGGAACGCATCCTGGTCATTGAGTCACATCCGGAGGTACGCACCACCATCAGCTCCTGCCTGACCAAACTCGGTTACCAGATCTGGCAGACCGACAGCGTGGCGCACGGGTGCGAACTCGTGCAGGAGGAACCGATGCGGTTCGATCTCATCCTGACCGAGGACGGCCCTTTGAACAGCCTTGATACGCTCTGCACGACCGCGCAACAGGTCAATCCGGCCCTGCGCATCATGCTGGCCACGGCCTCGCCGCTCGGGAACATCGTCTGTTCACACCACGCCGTGTGCCGGATCATACCAAAACCGCTCGACATGGTCACCCTTGGGCAGGCCCTGCACCACTGTCTGGCAGAGTGTCACTGCAAAATTTGA
- a CDS encoding PilZ domain-containing protein, which yields MPENRKFNRTASLQRCAVVSPSLPSPCPARIINQSPDGLLLELDCEVAVDDVPVNIYLADEIRGTIDYESSTFLTGFIRWCKKDTDGWSGFYQAGIQLVTTAPRKDWR from the coding sequence ATGCCGGAAAACAGAAAGTTCAACAGGACTGCAAGTCTGCAGCGCTGCGCCGTCGTATCCCCATCTCTGCCCAGCCCCTGCCCGGCCAGGATCATCAATCAAAGTCCGGACGGGCTCCTGCTGGAGCTTGACTGCGAGGTTGCCGTCGACGATGTGCCTGTGAACATCTACCTTGCCGACGAGATCAGGGGCACCATAGACTACGAAAGCAGCACCTTCCTGACGGGCTTCATCCGCTGGTGCAAAAAAGATACTGACGGTTGGTCCGGCTTTTATCAGGCCGGCATTCAGCTCGTCACCACGGCGCCGCGCAAAGACTGGAGATGA
- a CDS encoding YbeD family protein, with translation MNKPELEFPLHWEYKIIATRTDEAFAAICATITAHGFAEIPCASNVSRNGSYVTYTVCMRIESRDQLDGLSLALSGCEGVKYLL, from the coding sequence ATGAATAAGCCGGAACTCGAGTTTCCCCTGCACTGGGAATACAAAATAATCGCGACGCGGACCGATGAAGCTTTCGCGGCCATTTGCGCTACGATAACCGCTCACGGCTTTGCCGAAATACCGTGCGCCAGCAACGTTTCCCGTAACGGATCGTATGTGACCTACACAGTGTGCATGCGCATCGAGAGCCGGGACCAACTTGACGGTCTGAGTTTGGCCCTGTCAGGTTGCGAAGGCGTGAAGTACCTGCTCTGA
- a CDS encoding ABC transporter ATP-binding protein, translated as MHLSTPMQTAPDIVLEGLCLDFAGQPLFADLSLTLKGGHTTCILGPSGCGKSTLLKLMAGSPNLDFTGRIRFEPTTDSTVAWMSQNDLLLPWFTLLDNVLLGARLRGELSHEKRAKALALIREAGLTDYEDTLPAALSGGMRQRGALLRTLMEERPVILMDEPFSALDALTRVRLQNLAARLTVGATVVLVTHDPMEALRLGHNIVVLGGTPVKMIETIEPAGLPPREAGNPEVTTLYANLLKRLMNGEAA; from the coding sequence GTGCATCTCTCAACGCCCATGCAGACCGCCCCGGACATCGTCCTTGAGGGCCTTTGCCTCGATTTCGCCGGTCAACCACTCTTCGCGGATTTGTCCCTGACCCTGAAGGGCGGACACACGACCTGCATCCTGGGTCCGAGCGGATGCGGCAAGTCGACCCTGCTCAAGCTCATGGCCGGATCGCCGAACCTTGATTTCACGGGGCGGATTCGTTTCGAGCCCACAACAGACAGCACAGTGGCCTGGATGAGTCAGAACGACCTGCTCCTGCCCTGGTTCACGCTGCTCGACAACGTCCTCCTCGGGGCGCGTCTGCGGGGCGAACTTTCGCACGAAAAACGCGCCAAAGCCCTGGCCCTGATCCGGGAAGCGGGCTTGACCGACTACGAGGACACGCTACCCGCCGCACTGTCCGGGGGCATGCGCCAGCGCGGGGCGCTTTTGCGTACGCTCATGGAGGAGCGGCCCGTCATCCTCATGGACGAGCCTTTCTCCGCTCTCGATGCATTGACCCGCGTGCGCCTGCAGAACCTGGCCGCGCGCCTGACCGTGGGCGCGACCGTGGTGCTGGTCACCCACGATCCCATGGAAGCGCTGCGCCTTGGCCACAACATCGTCGTACTCGGCGGAACTCCCGTGAAGATGATTGAAACCATCGAACCCGCCGGTCTGCCTCCGCGCGAAGCAGGCAATCCGGAAGTGACCACCCTGTATGCGAACCTGCTCAAACGACTCATGAACGGGGAGGCGGCATGA
- a CDS encoding multidrug effflux MFS transporter translates to MTIPAPIKIRALLILALLAAFPPLSTDMYLPALPAMTENWQTTEAVINLTLVGFFVSFSLALLFYGPLSDRYGRKPVLLGGISLYILACLVCARAESPMALIVGRVLQGMGAASAATLSLAMTKDYFVGAERERALAHMAVIVSLAPMLAPVLGGLMLTFSDWSAIFYAQMLLGALAISGVWRLKEPAPATTRTLRQVMGSYVRLMCNPRFMTLCTLIALGMTPLFCFIGGSSFIFVTYFGLSEQEYSYFFAFNSAALMLGFWICGRLLKRMPGFRIIILGYAGILIFATILALCSGLGPWGMALPMAAMTMSLGLTRPPSSNFLLEQVKNDAGSAASLIMFTYFVCGATAMWFIALPWDNKILTMALVGVITSSLVLLLLPRLSRTKA, encoded by the coding sequence ATGACAATACCAGCCCCCATAAAAATACGCGCCCTGCTCATTCTGGCCCTACTCGCGGCTTTTCCGCCCCTGTCCACGGACATGTACCTGCCTGCGCTGCCCGCCATGACCGAGAACTGGCAAACCACGGAAGCGGTCATCAACCTGACTCTGGTCGGTTTTTTCGTCAGCTTCAGCCTGGCCCTGCTCTTCTATGGCCCGCTTTCGGACCGTTATGGCCGCAAGCCCGTGCTCCTGGGCGGTATTTCCCTTTACATCCTGGCCTGTCTGGTCTGCGCCCGGGCGGAAAGCCCTATGGCGCTCATTGTCGGACGCGTCCTGCAAGGCATGGGGGCGGCCTCTGCCGCGACGCTGTCCCTGGCCATGACCAAGGACTATTTCGTAGGGGCGGAGCGGGAACGGGCCCTGGCGCACATGGCCGTCATCGTGTCCCTGGCCCCCATGCTCGCGCCCGTGCTCGGCGGCCTCATGCTCACCTTCTCCGACTGGTCGGCCATCTTTTACGCCCAGATGCTCCTTGGCGCCCTGGCCATCAGCGGGGTCTGGAGACTCAAGGAACCAGCCCCGGCCACGACGCGCACCCTTCGCCAAGTCATGGGCAGCTACGTGAGGTTGATGTGCAACCCGCGCTTCATGACCCTGTGCACCCTCATCGCGCTGGGCATGACCCCGCTTTTCTGCTTCATCGGCGGGTCGTCCTTCATCTTCGTGACCTATTTCGGTCTGAGCGAGCAGGAATACAGCTACTTCTTCGCCTTCAATTCCGCCGCGCTCATGCTCGGGTTCTGGATCTGCGGCAGGTTGCTCAAACGCATGCCCGGCTTTCGCATCATCATTCTCGGCTATGCCGGGATTCTGATCTTCGCCACGATCCTGGCCCTGTGCTCCGGACTCGGCCCCTGGGGCATGGCCCTGCCCATGGCGGCCATGACCATGAGCCTGGGGCTGACCCGCCCCCCGAGCAGCAACTTCCTGCTCGAACAGGTCAAGAACGACGCGGGCTCGGCGGCCTCGCTGATCATGTTCACCTATTTTGTGTGCGGCGCCACGGCCATGTGGTTCATCGCCCTGCCCTGGGACAACAAGATCCTGACCATGGCGCTGGTGGGCGTGATCACAAGTTCACTGGTACTGCTGCTGTTGCCGAGATTGAGCCGAACGAAGGCGTAG